A stretch of the Lolium perenne isolate Kyuss_39 chromosome 3, Kyuss_2.0, whole genome shotgun sequence genome encodes the following:
- the LOC127342517 gene encoding uncharacterized protein, whose amino-acid sequence MASPSTPPSSSWVILGSIPRVSTAADAADASVALTAPPRVSILTVSPRVFPNPPTPHFFPFVLAADPSGMLLLQANLRCTPTCEAIDRPYTKSVSWKLDDRRYFVLDATTCSAFQLPDPAATILHQALLGLVVSPGGGGHYMVAELQPIIGMDMATLLCFSSEVGEWVEKHVHYPLPPRPWAAICVLSHLGRLWWVDLSWGVITCDPFADEPVLGFIPLPAERVLKCREGWGIADKYRCVGVSGANLRFVDMYPRSGCAPNVAVWTLAVWTLPDADSMEWTLEQEARFTEIWADESYQATGLPNKIPVLALIHPRNPDVVYFFLEEHLFGVDVRARKVVECELYGLVAPPSCRMASRFVRAWELPRALSSGNWTDGINLAEETYTRPYKPSPGDYHLVGDFRQTFIG is encoded by the exons ATGGCGTCTCCGTccacgccgccgtcgtcgtcatgGGTCATCCTAGGCAGCATCCCACGTGTGTCCACGGCGGCGGACGCCGCCGACGCCTCCGTCGCGCTCACGGCGCCGCCGCGCGTCTCCATCCTCACCGTGTCCCCGCGCGTCTTCCCGAATCCCCCAACGCCCCACTTCTTCCCATTCGTCCTCGCCGCCGACCCTTCCGGCATGCTCCTCCTCCAGGCCAACCTGCGCTGCACCCCGACCTGTGAAGCCATCGACCGTCCCTACACCAAGTCCGTCAGCTGGAAATTAGACGACCGGCGCTACTTCGTGCTCGACGCGACCACCTGCTCCGCGTTCCAGCTTCCCGACCCCGCGGCAACCATCCTGCACCAGGCCCTCCTCGGCCTTGTCGTCTCCCCTGGCGGAGGCGGCCACTACATGGTCGCGGAGCTCCA G CCCATCATCGGCATGGATATGGCCACGCTCCTCTGCTTCTCTTCGGAGGTTGGGGAGTGGGTCGAGAAGCACGTCCATTACCCTCTCCCGCCCCGGCCGTGGGCTGCCATCTGCGTGCTCTCGCACCTCGGGAGGCTCTGGTGGGTCGACCTCTCATGGGGCGTCATCACCTGCGACCCCTTCGCCGACGAGCCGGTCCTGGGCTTCATCCCGCTCCCTGCAGAGAGGGTGCTCAAGTGCAGGGAAGGTTGGGGAATCGCCGACAAGTACCGCTGCGTGGGGGTGAGCGGCGCCAACCTGCGTTTCGTGGACATGTACCCTCGTAGCGGGTGCGCTCCCAATGTCGCCGTGTGGACTCTGGCCGTGTGGACGCTGCCCGATGCGGACTCCATGGAGTGGACGCTGGAGCAGGAGGCGAGGTTTACAGAGATCTGGGCCGATGAGAGCTACCAGGCGACCGGACTGCCCAACAAGATTCCCGTGCTCGCCCTGATTCACCCCAGGAACCCCGACGTGGTCTACTTCTTTCTGGAAGAGCACCTCTTCGGCGTTGACGTGCGTGCGCGAAAGGTAGTGGAGTGCGAGCTCTATGGGCTGGTTGCGCCGCCGAGCTGCCGCATGGCCAGCCGCTTCGTCCGTGCATGGGAGCTGCCTCGGGCACTCTCCTCAG GGAACTGGACTGATGGGATCAACTTGGCTGAAGAAACCTACACCCGACCATACAAGCCGTCACCAGGGGACTACCACTTGGTGGGAGATTTCAGGCAGACATTCATAGGATGA